GTTAGTAATTTTATATTATAGAAAGGATTGATTTATTAATGAAGCCAAATGTAGATAAAGATACTTGTATATCATGCGGATTATGTCCATCAATATGTCCAGAATGTTTTGATATGGAGGATGATGGAAAGGCTGGAGCAATAGTTGATGAAGTTCCAGATGATTCAATGGATTCAGCAAAAGAAGCAGAAGAAAGTTGTCCGGTAAATGCAATTTCTATAGAATAATAGAATATGTAAATCTAATTCAAATAGGATTGATAGTTGTATAAAACAA
The DNA window shown above is from Clostridium beijerinckii and carries:
- a CDS encoding ferredoxin, giving the protein MKPNVDKDTCISCGLCPSICPECFDMEDDGKAGAIVDEVPDDSMDSAKEAEESCPVNAISIE